Proteins encoded together in one Cryptococcus deuterogattii R265 chromosome 13, complete sequence window:
- a CDS encoding cytoplasmic protein, with amino-acid sequence MQSRRSGVPPPLPLRMASDSTVFTNQSGLAPPISPHSGSLTSLASITMGQRSNSNASGASSTSAESEAVNKDELDRLGYRYSLRVAVLHHHLLNAALSPCKRLSSSSMSHRSHPSGASVPPLASPPATGISPNGSRFTSLAYNTPPHTPEPSSPSTPPPILRRKSSAWVLGKHKNDGDAVKLPKDFLLEFWGTLGAEEGDLGWESTVKGFTSIIKKGSKTASGLNLREIPTLLEVFSSYIPPAGPGCAAKHVHQSHFLQLLYNVLPRSSYFSPMTRTQTEKEKELLARLRTEVQSYMLSPSPLPNADTASSGLVTPGKKSSVGIGRPTGQDSVRRKPSPVWDGDVNEMMNTVGQVWGVRKETLDRDVSEITSGKTSIEQFYMADLKRAMTILSAQPPPLTASQKNRQTYLSQALSNILKEFPDLATPVPATDYDSPMSPRGDASNTFFTPPRTVEVFGRLATRAAEAGHGSKTRDLLERCREVWGISSKREKEKEIEELIARWEGSIATKEEFAIAKNIADGIGLIAIGLRPGDPLPAVLSQILNRLLEMASKSLASIFPTTSSTPLAPPPSLLLIFNSSPELFASQPEAAKVLDNLSDEVKASAIGEYVAAVENYLGGIGMSDAQVLKIGDSGKDSVVEGLEKVAAWMEREVSNVKKVWGRGLQTILDPASIIIKCQLPLFLAEIHSLEKPRGSASDIFTLYEITGKLLDLWDDLSFEQDHGFDLDGFFEPHVRAWLKDTEANRVGQWVERSVGMDSWVPEGENRHSQSVIDLFEFVRGSAQVILHELPLSEYKRAVYLIDYSRTVSYAVNQYASIVLGLFMRDMNPVKAPTPASELQGKLGGKAGSWFAKGQQAVKNLERKKIEGFLIPPAACVKLTDMGAAKTCLEDMSFAMEAEDTARIIKAHHLSGAQPDKAIRHLFAVTILRGENLLGKGLVKAADGFVVVLDKQSGERCIKTKTVLGTEDPKWDQSFEISVGAVKILELQVYDRQLVGKHDLIGISTFKLDPRLFADYPTRDVVLPLNPRGTVHVRISMEGGEKHDVQYHLDAASRICDRAAEDMVREIVDKMGEFIKAQLSVATIQTLTKPLKDKKRTKTALTEHDIEYSLGLLFEYLNENFSIFSVTLTFNTRIGVMLAIWHRIIEITISLLVPPLSDKPYLAPPLPPQEVDIIFRWLQLLKSFFNAAEDGTELGVPLSQLQSGPYKDIIMLGQYMDLPTPTLKERCSAAVRAAGAGRSGGLSNGMKGSSLEGNDNERMAEVLLRIARTRPDTAEFLTHEIALLTKTRVEKQAGVL; translated from the exons ATGCAATCCAGGCGGTCAGGGGTTCCGCCCCCCCTCCCACTCCGAATGGCCTCAGACTCAACCGTCTTCACGAATCAATCAGGTCTCGCTCCGCCAATCTCACCTCACAGTGGCTCTTTAACATCTTTAGCCAGTATCACTATGGGCCAGAGGTCCAACAGCAACGCTTCAGGGGCTTCGAGCACGTCTGCTGAATCGGAAGCTGTGAACAAAGATGAACTTGATAGGCTGGGATATCGGTACTCCCTGCGAGTTGC CGTGCTTCACCACCACTTACTCAATGCTGCCTTATCACCTTGCAAACgcctctcatcttcatcgatgTCCCATCGTTCGCACCCCTCTGGTGCATCGGTTCCGCCTTTGGCCTCACCCCCAGCTACCGGCATTTCTCCCAACGGTTCGCGCTTCACCAGCCTTGCGTACAACACTCCCCCCCATACACCTGAACCGTCTTCTCCGAGTACCCCACCTCCAATTCTCCGACGTAAATCATCTGCCTGGGTCCTGGGGAAGCACAAGAACGATGGAGATGCTGTCAAACTTCCCAAAGATTTCTTGCTTGAGTTCTGGGGTACTTTAGgggcggaagaaggtgatCTGGGTTGGGAGAGTACAGTAAAGGGCTTTACCAGCATTATCAAAAAGGGAAGCAAGACTGCGAGTGGGTTGAACTTGCGTGAAATCCCGACTTTGCTCGAAG TGTTCTCTTCTTACATCCCTCCTGCTGGCCCTGGATGCGCTGCAAAACACGTTCACCAatctcatttccttcaacttctttaCAATGTTCTTCCCCGCTCGTCATATTTCTCGCCCATGACGAGAACACAAActgagaaagaaaaagaactcCTTGCCCGACTCCGCACAGAAGTTCAGTCGTATATGCTCTCGCCTTCACCTTTACCCAACGCTGATACTGCTTCGAGCGGACTTGTTACTCCTGGGAAAAAGAGTTCGGTCGGTATCGGTCGTCCTACAGGGCAAGATTCAGTGCGACGAAAGCCGAGCCCTGtatgggatggagatgtgaatgagatgatgaacacAGTGGGCCAAGTGTGGGGtgtgaggaaagagacaCTGGATAGAGATGTTTCGGAGATTACATCCGGTAAAACGTCTATTGAGCAG TTTTACATGGCTGATTTGAAACGAGCAATGACGATCCTCTCCGcccaacctcctccccttACAGCTTCCCAAAAAAACCGCCAAACATATCTCTCTCAAGCACTTAGTAACATCCTCAAAGAGTTCCCTGACCTGGCGACTCCCGTCCCCGCAACAGATTATGACTCACCTATGAGTCCTCGAGGTGACGCATCAAACACGTTCTTCACCCCCCCTCGGACAGTCGAAGTTTTCGGCAGATTGGCCACCCGGGCTGCGGAAGCTGGGCATGGAAGCAAGACACGAGATTTGCTGGAGAGGTGTAGAGAGGTATGGGGAATTAGTAGtaagagagagaaggaaaaggagattgaagagctCATAGcaagatgggaaggaagcatAGCTACCAAAGAGGAGTTCGCTATCGCAAAGAACATTGCAGATGGCATTGGTCTTATCGCAATTGGTCTTAGACCTGGAGACCCTCTTCCAGCGGTTCTTTCTCAAATTCTAAATCGGTTACTTGAGATGGCATCAAAGTCGTTGGCCAGCATCTTCCCCacaacctcttcaactccCCTagcacctccaccatcccttcttctcatatTCAACTCTTCCCCAGAACTTTTTGCTTCCCAGCCGGAAGCAGCCAAGGTTTTGGACAACCTTTCAGATGAAGTTAAAGCGTCCGCTATTGGCGAGTATGTCGCTGCGGTGGAGAATTACCTTGGAGGGATTGGGATGAGTGATGCACAGGTTTTGAAGATTGGGGATAGTGGCAAGGACTCCGTTGTAGAGGGATTGGAGAAAGTGGCGGCctggatggagagagaggtttCGAACGTGAAGAAAGTCTGGGGAAGGGGGTTGCAAAC TATTCTCGACCCGGcaagcatcatcatcaaatgccagcttcctcttttcctggCTGAGATCCACTCTCTGGAAAAACCACGGGGCTCTGCTTCTGATATCTTCACTTTGTATGAAATCACGGGCAAGCTTCTCGATCTGTGGGATGATCTTTCTTTCGAACAGGATCACGGGTTCGATCTTGATGGGTTCTTTGAACCGCATGTCCGGGCTTGGTTGAAGGATACAGAGGCTAACAGGGTGGGGCAATGGGTCGAGAGGAGTGTTGGAATGGATAGC TGGGTCCCAGAGGGAGAAAACAGACACAGTCAATCAGTCATTGATCTCTTCGAATTTGTCCGTGGTTCCGCACAAGTCATCTTACACGAACTCCCTTTGAGCGAATACAAACGTGCCGTCTATCTCATTGACTATTCCCGC ACCGTCTCGTACGCTGTCAACCAGTATGCTTCTATCGTTCTAGGTCTGTTCATGCGTGACATGAACCCCGTCAAGGCCCCTACGCCAGCTTCCGAATTGCAAGGCAAATTGGGAGGGAAGGCGGGATCTTGGTTCGCTAAAGGTCAGCAGGCAGTGAAGAATCtcgaaagaaaaaagattGAAGGATTCCTGATTCCTCCTGCT GCTTGCGTGAAGCTCACCGACATGGGCGCCGCCAAAACATGCCTCGAAGATATGTCGTTTGCAATGGAAGCCGAGGACACTGCACGTATCATCAAAGCTCACCATCTGAGCGGTGCTCAACCCGATAAAGCAATCAGGCACTTATTCGCAGTTACGATCCTGAGAGGTGAGAACTTGCTTGGCAAGGGTCTCGTGAAAGCGGCGGACGGATTTGTCGTTGTCTTGGATAAGCAATCAGGGGAGAGATGTATCAAAACAAAGACAGTGCTGGGAACAGAGGATCCCAAATG GGATCAATCCTTTGAAATTTCTGTTGGCGCCGTCAAGATTCTCGAACTTCAGGTGTATGACCGTCAGCTCGTCGGCAAACATGATCTCATTGGTATATCAACATTCAAGCTCGATCCTCGTCTCTTCGCAGATTACCCTACCCGTGACGTCGTCCTCCCGCTCAACCCCCGTGGCACTGTTCATGTCCGCATTAGCATGGAAGGGGGGGAGAAGCATGATGTGCAGTATCACCTCGATGCCGCAAGTAGAATATGCGATCGAGCCGCAGAAGATATGGTTCGGGAAATCGTGGATAAAATGGGGGAATTCATCAAGGCGCAGCTTTCAGTGGCGACAATACAAACTCTCACGAAGCCTCTGAAGGATAAGAAAAGGACAAAGACTGCGTTAACAGAGCATGACATTGAATATAGCCTGGGGTTGCTGTTTGAATATCTCAATGAGAAT ttctccatcttctctgtGACCCTCACCTTTAACACCCGTATCGGAGTCATGCTCGCCATTTGGCACCGCATCATTGAAATAACCATCTCCCTACTCGTCCCCCCTCTATCCGACAAACCATACCTTGcacctccccttcctcctcaagaaGTCGATATCATTTTCAGATGGCTTCAACTCTTGAAATCATTCTTCAACGCAGCCGAAGACGGAACCGAGCTTGGTGTACCACTTTCGCAGCTCCAGTCTGGGCCTTACAAAGATATCATTATGCTTGGTCAGTATATGGATTTGCCAACGCCGacgttgaaggagagatgtAGTGCGGCCGTCAGGGCAGCGGGTGCAGGAAGGTCGGGTGGGTTATCGAACGGAATGAAAGGATCGAGTTTGGAAGGTAATGATAatgagaggatggcggaGGTGTTATTGAGAATTgcaaggacaag ACCTGATACGGCCGAGTTTCTGACTCATGAGATTGCCCTGTTGACGAAAACAAGGGTTGAGAAGCAAGCCGGGGTTCTTTGA